In Nocardioides sp. WS12, the DNA window GATCACGATCCGCGACGGGTGCAGGTTGTCGTGCAGCGCCCGACCCTCACGCAGGAACTCCGGGCTGAACAGGATCGAGGCTCCGGGGTGCAGGTCGCGCAGCGTGTTGGTGTAGCCGACCGGCACCGTGGACTTGATGACGATCGTCGCCGCCGGGTTGGCGGCGAGCGCGTCGGCGGTGACCTTCTCGACGGTGCTCGTGTCGAAGTAGTTGGTCTCGGGGTCGTAGTTCGTCGGCGTCGCCACCACGACGTACGACGCGTCGGCGTAGGCCGCCTTGCGATCGCGCGTTGCGTGCAGGGACAGGTCGCCTCGGGCCAGGTACGCCTCGAGGTCGACATCGACGATGGGCGAGCGCCCCTCGTTGACTGCCGTCACCCGGTCCGCGTTGACGTCGAGGACCGTGACGTCGTTGAACCGGGACAGCAGCACCGCATTGGAGAGTCCGACGTAGCCGGCTCCGACCACAGTGATCTTCATGCTTCCGACGGTGAGCGACCGCCCTGAACGATCGTGTACGACGACGTGAAGTGCACGTGGCGACGAGACGCACGCTCAGCGGCAGGTCACCGGCGGGGCCCTGACTGGTCCCAGTCCCACAGGCACGAGATGGGCAGGCCCCACATCCCCGGCCGTTGCTGGTGGCCGCGGGGTGACGTGTTGAGCACGATGCCCCCGCGAAAGCGGGAGCCGGCCCGGACGGCAAGGGCCTCGAGCGCCTCGAACTGGTGCGGCCGGAAGCTGCTCGCCGTGCGCACCTCGATGCCGTAGACGCTGTTGTCGGGGAGTTCGATGACCAGGTCGACCTCGAGCCCGTTGCGCTCACGCAGGTGGCTCACCCGGTGCTCGACGGCACTCTCGGGCTGCTGGCGGAGGAGTTCGGCCGCGACGATGCCCTCCAGCATCGGAGCCAGCCGGCTACGGCCCTGGAACGCGACCAGCTCCTCCATCGGCACCCCTGCGAGGTGACGCGCAATGGCGGGATCGTCGAACACCACACGCGGGCGACCGATGGCCCGCTTGGCCACCGGCGAGCGGCAACCGGGCACGAGACGGACCAGGCCGAGATCGACGAGGACGTCGACGTACGGCGACAGGGTGGTCGCCGGGATGCCCGCGGCGCCCGCCACCCGGGCCTTGTTGAGCTCGCCGGACGGCGGGTCGGCGAGGGCCGTGGCCAGGGCCAGGACCCGGGCCGGATCCACCCGCCGCAGCGCCTTCGCCCGGCGGTGGGCGAGGCGGTGGAGGTCACGCGAGATGCCGTCGCGCGGGGCCATCAGGTCGACGTACTCCGTGATTCCCCAGCGGGACCGGACTTCTCCGGGGACCGACGCCCGGGAGCCCAGACGGGCAAGAAAGTCGGCGGTCACGGCCCGAAGTCTAGAAGCCTTCCGCCTCAAACTCGTAGATTTGTCTACAGAGACGGCTTTGATGTCTCGCTGACAGGCGCTGCATGGCACGATGCGCGGGTGACTCAGACACGTACCGACTACCGCCTGAGCCAGCTGGACCAGCTGGAGGCCGAGTCGATCCACATCTTCCGCGAGGTTGCGGCCGAGTTCGAGAAGCCGGTCCTGATGTTCTCGGGCGGCAAGGACTCCATCGTGATGCTCCGCCTGGCGGAGAAGGCGTTCTTCCCGGCGAAGATCCCGTTCTCGATCCTGCAGGTGGACACCGGCCTGGACTTCCCCGAGGTCATGGAGACCCGTGACCGCTGGGTCAGCCGCCTCGGCGTGAACCTCGTGGTGGCGAGCATCGACGACGCGATCAAGAACGGGATCATCCCCGACGCCGCGAAGATCAGCCGCAACCGCCTCCAGATCCCGACCCTGCTCAACGCGATCGAGGAGAACGGCTTCACCGCCGCCTTCGGTGGCGGACGCCGCGACGAGGAGAAGGCCCGCGCCAAGGAGCGCGTCTACTCCCACCGCGACGAGTTCGGCCAGTGGGACCCGAAGATGCAGCGCCCCGAGCTGTGGAGCCTCTACAACGGGCGCCTCCACGAGGGCGAGCACATGCGGATCTTCCCGATCTCGAACTGGACCGAGCTGGACGTCTGGGACTACATCGGTCGCGAGAACATCGAGATCCCCAACATCTACTTCAGCCACCAGCGCCGCGTCTTCGAACGCGACGGCATGCTGATGACCGAGACCCCGCTCAACCCGCTGCGCGACGGCGAGGTCGTCACGGAGCGCACCGTCCGCTACCGCACCTGCGGCGACATCACCCTGACCGGCTGCGTCGAGAGCACCGCCTCCACGATCGCGGAGATCATCGACGAGGTCGCCGTGGCGAAGAAGACCGAGCGCGGCGCCACCCGTGGCGACGACCGGTTCTCCGAGGCCGCCATGGAAGACCGCAAGAAGGAAGGCTACTTCTGATGGGCATCGACACCACGCGGGACACCACGCACCGCATGGACCTGCTGCGCTTTGCCACCGCAGGTTCGGTGGACGACGGGAAGTCGACCCTCATCGGGCGCCTCCTGCTCGACTCGAAGGCGATCTTCGAGGACCAGCTTGAGGCCGTCGAGGCCACGAGCACGGCCAAGGGCTACGACTACACCGACCTGGCGCTGTTGACCGACGGGCTGCGCTCGGAACGCGAGCAGGGCATCACCATCGATGTCGCCTACCGCTACTTCGCGACGCCGAACCGCAAGTTCATCATCGCCGACACCCCGGGCCACGTGCAGTACACCCGCAACATGGTCACCGGCGCCTCGACCGCCGACCTCGGCCTGGTGCTCGTCGACGCCCGCCAGGGCCTGACCGAGCAGTCCCGCCGCCACGCAGTGATCCTGTCGCTGCTCCGGGTCCCGCACCTGGTGCTGGCCGTCAACAAGATGGACCTCGTCGACTACGACCAGAAGGTCTACGACGACATCTACCGTGAGTTCACGCAGTTCGCGACCAAGCTGAACGTGCCGGACCTCGAGGTCATCCCGATCTCGGCGCTGTCGGGCGACAACGTCGTGAACCGCTCCGAGAACATGCCGTGGTACTCCGGTCCCACGCTGATGCACCACCTCGAGCACGTGCACGTCGCGTCCGACCGCGACCTGATCGACGCCCGGTTCCCGGTGCAGTACGTCATCCGGCCCAAGTCCGACGAGTACCACGACTACCGCGGCTACGCCGGACAGGTCGCCGGTGGCGTCCTGAAGCCCGGCGACGAGGTCGTCGTACTGCCCTCGGGCATGACGTCGAAGATCTCGAAGATCGACCTCTTCGACGAGGACATCGCCGAAGCGTTCCCGCCGATGAGCGTGACCATCCACCTCGAGGATGACGTCGACGTCTCGCGCGGCGACATGATCGCTCGCGTGCGGAATGCGCCGACGCCGACCCAGGACATCGACGCGATGATCTGCTGGATGACGACCGCACCGCTGCTGCCCCGCCAGAAGCTGGCGATCAAGCACACGACCCGCACGGGTCGGGCGCTGGTGAAGGACATCCAGTACCGCCTGGACGTCAACACGCTGCACCGCGATCAGGAGACCAAGGAACTCGGCGTCAACGAGATCGGTCGCGTCACGCTGCGTACGACGGTCCCGCTGCTCGTCGACCCGTACTCGAAGAACCGCACCACCGGGTCCTTCATCCTGATCGACGAGGCGACCGGCATCACCGTCGGCGCCGGCATGATCAACGGCTGACTCGCACAGCAAACGGCGCCCGTCCCCTGAGGGGGCGGGCGCCGTGCCATTTTTGCGGGCGTTACCGCCGGGGCCGGAAGTGCAGCCCGACCTCGGGGTCGACCAGGACCTCCTGGGCGGCCGGCAGGCCGTCGACCTCGAGCTGCACGGTGATGTCCGTGTTGCGCTTGAGCAGGGCCAGCGCGATCGGGCCGAGTTCGTGGTGCCGCGCCGAGGAGCCCACGGCCCCGACCGCACGACCGCCGTCAGCGGGGACGATCTCGGAGCCGGGCTTCGGCAGCCGGTTCTCCGAACCGTCCAGGTGCAGCAACGTCAGCCGGCGCGGGGGACGGCCGATGTTGTGGACGCGCGCCACCGTCTCCTGTCCGCGGTAGCAGCCCTTGTCCATGTGGACGGCCGACCACGGTTCCTCGCTCGCCAGCCAGCCGACCTCGTTCGGAATGGTGCGCTCGTCGGTGTCGAGACCGAAGCGCGGCTCGCCCCGCTCGATCCGCAACGCCTCGAACGCCCAGAAGCCCGCCGCCGGCCCGGCCGCTTCGGCGTACGTCGCCAGCTGCTCCCGCGGGACGAGGTCGTACTTGCCGGGCGGGCGCCAGGCCACCGCGAGGTCGCCGGTCACGTCGCTCATCTCGACGCGGCTCATGAACTTCATCCGTTCGAGGTACTCGATCAGTGCCGCCGCACGACCGGGTTCGGTGTGCGCCGTGAACGACTCGCCGTCGTCGACGCCGGTGAACGCGTGCTCGACGTGCCCCTGCGGGCTGAGCACCAGCGCGGAGATCCAGCGGCCGGGCTCGAGGCCCTCGAAGAACTGGGTGGTGAGGGCGTGCAGCCAGGTCAGCCGGTCCGGGCCGCTGATCCGCAGCACGTCACGGTGGGACAGGTCGACGAAGCCCTCGCCGGCCGCGAGTGCGCGCTGTTCGCCGAACAGGCTGCCGTAGTGGGCGGCCACGCCGGCGTCGATGCCGTCGCCGGCGACGGCACCCGGAAGGGCGAGGAGCGGGCTGGTGGGGCTGGTCATGTGAGATCCCTGTAGTGCTCGAGGAGTCGGGTGAGGGTGCCGAGCGCGGTCTGCATCTCCTCGATGTGGATCGGGTCGAGGGTGCGCAGCATTTCCTTGATGTCCGTGCTGGACACCCCGGAGGTGCGGGGCAGGTACTTCACTTCACAAACGTCCGCGAGGTCGTCGAACTTCCCCGCCCAGTCGTCGCCCATCACGAAGAGGTCGACGCCGTGGTTGATGATGTCCGATCGCTTCTGCTCCCACGAGCCCTCCGGGATCACCAGATCCACGCCGCGGATCGCACCGACGATGGCGGAACGGTCCTCGTACGACACGACAGACTTCTTGCCCTTGCCGGCGTTGAACTCGTCGGTGGAGACCGCGACGATGAGCCGGTCCCCCAGCGCAGCCAACCGCTCGATGAGGCGCAGGTGGCCGATGTGGAACAGGTCGAACGTGCCATAGGTCAGCACGGTTCGCGGGGCGGTCATCGGGTTTCTCCTTCGCAGGTGGCACAACGGCCGAAAACAGTGAGGTGCCCGAGGTCCGGGGTGAAGCCGCGTGCGGCGAGGGCGTCGACGAACGGCGCCGCCTCGGCGGTGTCGATCGAGGTGACCGCCTGGCAGCCGCGGCAGACCAGATGGAAGTGCTCGTGGCCGCGCGTCGAGTGGTAGGTCGGCGCCCGGTCTGAGAGGTGCGCGTGTCGCACGAGGCCGATCTCCTCCAGCACCTCGAGGGTGCGGTAGACCGTGGAGGCATTCACGGCGCTGGCCGTGACCTGGACCCTGGCCAGCACTTCGTCCGGTGTGGCGTGGCCGAGCTCGTCGACCGCCGCCAGGATCAGTTCGCGCTGCGGGGTGAGCCGATATCCGCGATCACGGAGCGCGGCTCGCCAGTCCTTGTCAGTGCCGTCAGGCACGCTGGAGCCTCGCCCAGAGGTGTGGCTGCAGGGCCTGGCCCATCGCGGCCATGTCGTAGGCGTAGAGCAGGTCGCCCTCGACGTTGCCGTAGAGGCGTCGACCGGCGGTGTACTCCTTGGCGGTCTCGGTGCGCGCCACGGCGTCGGTGACCATCTCGAACTTGCCGTTGCTGGCCTCGGCCGTCCAGATCTCCGCGAAGCCCGTGTTGTGGGTC includes these proteins:
- a CDS encoding adenylyltransferase/cytidyltransferase family protein; this translates as MTAPRTVLTYGTFDLFHIGHLRLIERLAALGDRLIVAVSTDEFNAGKGKKSVVSYEDRSAIVGAIRGVDLVIPEGSWEQKRSDIINHGVDLFVMGDDWAGKFDDLADVCEVKYLPRTSGVSSTDIKEMLRTLDPIHIEEMQTALGTLTRLLEHYRDLT
- a CDS encoding folate-binding protein YgfZ, which translates into the protein MTSPTSPLLALPGAVAGDGIDAGVAAHYGSLFGEQRALAAGEGFVDLSHRDVLRISGPDRLTWLHALTTQFFEGLEPGRWISALVLSPQGHVEHAFTGVDDGESFTAHTEPGRAAALIEYLERMKFMSRVEMSDVTGDLAVAWRPPGKYDLVPREQLATYAEAAGPAAGFWAFEALRIERGEPRFGLDTDERTIPNEVGWLASEEPWSAVHMDKGCYRGQETVARVHNIGRPPRRLTLLHLDGSENRLPKPGSEIVPADGGRAVGAVGSSARHHELGPIALALLKRNTDITVQLEVDGLPAAQEVLVDPEVGLHFRPRR
- a CDS encoding GTP-binding protein, yielding MGIDTTRDTTHRMDLLRFATAGSVDDGKSTLIGRLLLDSKAIFEDQLEAVEATSTAKGYDYTDLALLTDGLRSEREQGITIDVAYRYFATPNRKFIIADTPGHVQYTRNMVTGASTADLGLVLVDARQGLTEQSRRHAVILSLLRVPHLVLAVNKMDLVDYDQKVYDDIYREFTQFATKLNVPDLEVIPISALSGDNVVNRSENMPWYSGPTLMHHLEHVHVASDRDLIDARFPVQYVIRPKSDEYHDYRGYAGQVAGGVLKPGDEVVVLPSGMTSKISKIDLFDEDIAEAFPPMSVTIHLEDDVDVSRGDMIARVRNAPTPTQDIDAMICWMTTAPLLPRQKLAIKHTTRTGRALVKDIQYRLDVNTLHRDQETKELGVNEIGRVTLRTTVPLLVDPYSKNRTTGSFILIDEATGITVGAGMING
- the cysD gene encoding sulfate adenylyltransferase subunit CysD, with the protein product MTQTRTDYRLSQLDQLEAESIHIFREVAAEFEKPVLMFSGGKDSIVMLRLAEKAFFPAKIPFSILQVDTGLDFPEVMETRDRWVSRLGVNLVVASIDDAIKNGIIPDAAKISRNRLQIPTLLNAIEENGFTAAFGGGRRDEEKARAKERVYSHRDEFGQWDPKMQRPELWSLYNGRLHEGEHMRIFPISNWTELDVWDYIGRENIEIPNIYFSHQRRVFERDGMLMTETPLNPLRDGEVVTERTVRYRTCGDITLTGCVESTASTIAEIIDEVAVAKKTERGATRGDDRFSEAAMEDRKKEGYF
- a CDS encoding Fur family transcriptional regulator, whose product is MPDGTDKDWRAALRDRGYRLTPQRELILAAVDELGHATPDEVLARVQVTASAVNASTVYRTLEVLEEIGLVRHAHLSDRAPTYHSTRGHEHFHLVCRGCQAVTSIDTAEAAPFVDALAARGFTPDLGHLTVFGRCATCEGETR
- a CDS encoding DUF4143 domain-containing protein; amino-acid sequence: MTADFLARLGSRASVPGEVRSRWGITEYVDLMAPRDGISRDLHRLAHRRAKALRRVDPARVLALATALADPPSGELNKARVAGAAGIPATTLSPYVDVLVDLGLVRLVPGCRSPVAKRAIGRPRVVFDDPAIARHLAGVPMEELVAFQGRSRLAPMLEGIVAAELLRQQPESAVEHRVSHLRERNGLEVDLVIELPDNSVYGIEVRTASSFRPHQFEALEALAVRAGSRFRGGIVLNTSPRGHQQRPGMWGLPISCLWDWDQSGPRR